The Helicobacter mustelae genome has a segment encoding these proteins:
- a CDS encoding metal ABC transporter permease yields the protein MLDFFRDYPFLYNAFLASFLISICAGIVGSIVVSSKSVFLTGGVAHGAFGGVGLALFFGFSATLGASIAAVLMALLISFIYFRYKNFLDSYVAALWAFGMAIGVICIDLSKGYGSDISSYLFGSIIAVSTQDLWRIGIFDGILILFVSVFYREILSIFYDTEFCQLKKIPTTFFQILIFIFVSLGVVMSMSAAGLILVISILSIPAYIAHVFASSLREQMFYSWIFSLCFMWGGFYLSYKMDLSIGACVVVVSVVSMAALLLGNRICRRFLVCKK from the coding sequence ATGCTTGATTTTTTCAGAGACTATCCCTTTTTATACAACGCTTTTCTTGCTTCCTTCCTCATTAGTATTTGCGCAGGCATCGTAGGTTCTATTGTTGTATCAAGCAAGAGCGTATTTTTGACAGGGGGTGTCGCACATGGGGCCTTTGGCGGAGTGGGTCTAGCGCTGTTTTTTGGCTTTAGCGCCACTCTTGGTGCGAGCATTGCTGCGGTGTTGATGGCGCTTTTAATTTCTTTTATCTACTTTAGATACAAAAATTTCCTAGATAGCTATGTCGCAGCACTTTGGGCGTTTGGCATGGCCATAGGGGTCATTTGCATCGACCTCTCCAAGGGCTATGGCAGCGATATCTCAAGCTATCTTTTTGGCAGCATCATCGCAGTAAGCACACAGGATCTGTGGCGCATCGGGATCTTTGATGGCATTTTAATCCTCTTTGTTTCTGTTTTTTATCGTGAGATTCTTAGCATTTTTTATGACACAGAATTCTGCCAGCTCAAAAAAATCCCCACCACATTCTTTCAGATCCTAATTTTTATCTTTGTCTCTTTGGGTGTGGTCATGAGCATGAGTGCTGCTGGACTCATCCTAGTCATCTCCATCCTCTCCATCCCCGCATACATCGCCCATGTCTTTGCATCCTCACTCAGAGAGCAGATGTTTTATTCTTGGATTTTTTCACTCTGCTTCATGTGGGGTGGATTTTATCTTTCTTACAAAATGGATCTCAGCATCGGGGCCTGTGTGGTCGTAGTATCTGTGGTTTCCATGGCAGCGCTCCTTTTGGGGAATAGAATTTGCAGGAGGTTTTTGGTATGCAAGAAGTAG
- a CDS encoding tyrosine-type recombinase/integrase yields the protein MKYPLELSSKSPAQNLLDWLRRFLRNKITTLSNRFVKNREKIFLCLEALQNEVPSITRLQEICKMARNSGLIGINTYANPLMKFYEYIAQKNLSSLKEIDEEVLNDFLAIYTSALSTQTRKNYRIALLGLFGYIDGQNEIAPSQSYIFGITLKIPIKNASPKLPAYLKKEEIEGFLNALQNYPSTPMFCRDRAIIKLIIYTGMRISEALYLGLKDLRLEGDFYLLNVRGKGDKTRVLMVRPRVLQEDLKQWLTERAKIPTIEHHLLFCNKHGAPLSQAYIYRMVDSILQYAGIKKEKMGAHMLRHSFATLLYQKHKDLILVQETLGHASLDTSRIYTHFDKDHLYKAASLLDDL from the coding sequence ATGAAATATCCACTAGAGCTTTCCAGCAAGAGTCCTGCGCAAAATCTGCTTGATTGGCTGCGTAGATTTTTGCGCAATAAAATCACCACTTTGTCTAATCGCTTCGTAAAAAATAGAGAAAAGATTTTTCTGTGCCTGGAGGCATTGCAAAATGAAGTCCCTAGTATCACTAGACTGCAAGAAATCTGCAAGATGGCTAGGAACTCTGGCCTCATTGGCATCAACACCTATGCCAATCCTTTGATGAAATTCTATGAATACATCGCACAAAAAAATCTCTCCTCGCTCAAAGAAATCGATGAAGAGGTATTGAATGATTTTTTGGCCATTTATACCAGTGCTCTAAGCACCCAGACGCGCAAAAATTATCGCATCGCGCTGCTTGGGCTCTTTGGCTACATCGATGGGCAAAATGAAATCGCTCCCTCACAATCCTACATCTTTGGAATCACGCTAAAAATTCCCATCAAAAACGCTAGCCCAAAACTCCCTGCTTATCTCAAAAAAGAAGAGATTGAAGGCTTTTTAAATGCGCTGCAAAATTATCCCAGCACACCTATGTTTTGCAGGGATCGCGCCATCATCAAACTCATCATCTACACAGGTATGCGCATCAGCGAGGCACTCTATCTAGGCCTCAAAGATCTCAGACTTGAGGGGGATTTTTATCTACTCAATGTACGAGGCAAGGGGGACAAAACTCGGGTCTTGATGGTGCGCCCAAGGGTCTTGCAAGAAGATCTCAAACAATGGCTCACGGAGCGGGCTAAAATCCCAACCATTGAGCATCATCTTTTGTTTTGCAACAAACATGGCGCCCCCCTGTCACAGGCCTACATCTATAGGATGGTGGACTCGATTTTGCAGTATGCTGGCATCAAAAAAGAAAAAATGGGTGCGCATATGCTGCGTCATTCCTTTGCTACCCTGCTTTATCAAAAGCATAAAGATCTCATTTTAGTTCAAGAGACTCTAGGGCATGCTAGCCTAGACACCAGCAGGATTTATACGCATTTTGACAAAGATCATCTCTACAAGGCTGCCAGCCTCCTAGATGATCTTTAA
- a CDS encoding class II 3-deoxy-7-phosphoheptulonate synthase: MKNWHPKSWRDFPIKQHPIYADAESLQSIEEELRRYPPLIFAGEARKLKKAFALASQGEAFLLQGGDCAESFSQFSAINIRDLFKIILQMSAILTFAGSCPIIKVGRLAGQFAKPRSSEVETLNNVSLPSYRGDIINDTTFDASSRDANPKRMLQAYHQSAATLNLLRAFAQGGLADLKEVHQWNLDFVKNNTFGRQYEALADRITETLGFMEACGINPQNTPALKETDFYTSHEALLLHYEEQLVREDSLSGDFYDCSAHMLWIGERTRDLDGAHIEFLRGVKNPIGVKIGPNATKEEILGLCDALNPQNEPGRLNLIVRMGAKLIEERFPKLLECVLKEKRSILWSCDPMHGNTIKANNGYKTRDFQSILSEIQSFFSIHQSFGSHAGGIHLEMTGANVTECIGGSQAITENTLAHNYDTQCDPRLNATQSIELAFLIAELLKKAKKSKADS; the protein is encoded by the coding sequence ATGAAAAATTGGCATCCTAAATCTTGGAGAGATTTTCCTATCAAACAACACCCTATCTATGCAGATGCAGAGTCCCTGCAAAGCATAGAAGAAGAGCTCAGGCGCTATCCTCCCTTGATCTTTGCAGGGGAAGCGCGCAAACTCAAAAAGGCCTTTGCTCTAGCCAGCCAAGGCGAGGCCTTTTTGCTGCAGGGAGGGGATTGTGCAGAATCCTTCTCTCAATTTAGCGCGATAAACATTAGAGATTTGTTTAAAATCATTCTTCAAATGAGCGCGATTCTCACTTTTGCAGGCAGCTGTCCCATCATCAAAGTAGGAAGGCTTGCAGGCCAATTTGCCAAACCCCGCTCTAGTGAAGTAGAAACACTCAATAATGTCTCTCTTCCTAGCTACCGAGGCGATATTATCAATGATACTACTTTTGATGCATCTAGCCGTGATGCCAATCCCAAACGCATGCTGCAAGCCTACCATCAAAGTGCTGCAACACTCAATCTTTTGCGTGCTTTTGCACAAGGAGGGCTTGCAGATCTCAAAGAGGTCCATCAATGGAATCTGGATTTTGTCAAAAACAATACCTTTGGCAGGCAATATGAAGCACTTGCAGATCGTATCACAGAGACCCTGGGCTTCATGGAGGCTTGTGGGATCAATCCCCAAAATACCCCTGCACTCAAAGAGACGGATTTCTACACCAGTCATGAGGCATTGCTGCTGCATTATGAAGAGCAGTTGGTGCGAGAGGATAGCTTGAGTGGGGATTTTTATGATTGTTCTGCGCATATGCTTTGGATCGGGGAGCGCACCAGGGATCTAGATGGCGCGCATATCGAATTTTTGCGCGGAGTCAAAAACCCCATCGGAGTCAAGATCGGACCCAATGCGACCAAAGAAGAAATTTTGGGACTTTGTGACGCCCTCAATCCGCAAAATGAGCCAGGGCGCCTGAATCTCATCGTACGCATGGGTGCAAAGCTCATAGAAGAGCGTTTCCCAAAACTGCTAGAATGCGTGCTCAAAGAAAAGCGCAGCATCCTTTGGAGTTGTGATCCTATGCATGGCAATACCATCAAGGCAAACAACGGCTATAAAACAAGAGATTTTCAAAGCATTCTCTCTGAGATCCAATCCTTTTTTTCCATACATCAAAGCTTTGGCAGCCATGCTGGTGGGATCCATCTAGAGATGACAGGGGCCAATGTCACAGAATGCATCGGGGGCTCGCAGGCCATCACAGAAAACACGCTTGCGCACAATTATGACACCCAGTGTGACCCAAGGCTCAATGCCACTCAATCCATCGAACTTGCTTTTTTGATCGCAGAATTACTCAAAAAAGCCAAGAAATCCAAAGCTGATTCATGA
- the gatC gene encoding Asp-tRNA(Asn)/Glu-tRNA(Gln) amidotransferase subunit GatC, with the protein MVFDEELLAKLQRLAMIEIEEEKKEQIAKNLSDVTAFMDNLKHVDTDGIEIHHTQSTPLRQDVIKKEGSLAQEVLKHAPQAQDGYFIVPKIIE; encoded by the coding sequence ATGGTTTTTGATGAAGAATTATTGGCAAAGTTGCAGCGTCTAGCAATGATAGAGATTGAAGAAGAGAAAAAAGAGCAAATCGCAAAAAATTTAAGCGATGTCACTGCATTCATGGATAATCTCAAACATGTGGATACTGATGGTATAGAAATCCATCACACCCAAAGCACACCATTGCGCCAAGATGTGATTAAGAAGGAAGGCTCCCTAGCACAAGAGGTGCTCAAACACGCCCCACAAGCACAGGATGGATATTTCATCGTGCCAAAAATCATCGAATAA
- a CDS encoding phosphatase PAP2 family protein → MMAQKSCRMIPILWAIGIVFFALLGLVAVGVMQGREWVQSTDLFFLDLVRNPAPSFGAWLDFVQFSTWFAQSKLIAPIALLIALWWVLQRRLALGLWFFSSVLLGEIALKILKHIFQRPRPATNGELYLAHGFSFPSGHALAAALFYGLLAFLLCFSKASTRAKTAGAVFLLFWIFLMMYDRVYLGVHYPTDVLGGFLLGMGWSCCSMGLYLWFHKF, encoded by the coding sequence ATGATGGCACAAAAATCATGCAGGATGATCCCAATCCTGTGGGCTATTGGAATTGTTTTTTTTGCATTACTGGGGTTGGTTGCAGTTGGAGTGATGCAGGGAAGAGAGTGGGTGCAAAGCACGGATTTATTTTTCCTTGATCTTGTGCGCAATCCTGCGCCGAGCTTTGGGGCGTGGCTTGATTTTGTGCAATTTAGCACTTGGTTTGCCCAATCCAAGCTCATCGCTCCCATAGCTCTGCTGATTGCTCTTTGGTGGGTGTTGCAAAGACGCCTAGCTTTGGGGCTGTGGTTTTTTTCCAGTGTGTTGCTTGGTGAAATCGCACTAAAAATACTCAAACACATTTTCCAGCGCCCAAGGCCTGCCACCAATGGGGAGCTGTATCTAGCCCATGGCTTTAGCTTCCCCAGTGGCCACGCCCTAGCAGCCGCGCTTTTTTATGGTTTGTTGGCTTTTTTGCTGTGTTTTTCCAAAGCAAGCACGCGCGCAAAAACAGCTGGCGCTGTATTTTTACTTTTTTGGATTTTTTTGATGATGTATGATCGGGTGTATCTTGGGGTGCATTATCCCACAGATGTGCTAGGAGGGTTTTTGCTTGGCATGGGTTGGTCGTGTTGTTCTATGGGGCTTTATCTTTGGTTTCACAAGTTTTAG
- a CDS encoding Eco57I restriction-modification methylase domain-containing protein, translating into MHNFPFLNNNLFTSYTLLIDFPQIYEFEKNATQAKEAFEAIKALYQKEKFQRQNEHQFEDDFISKVLEVLGWEVIRQEEKIIQGKLDKPDFLLFASKEAKEQYLKIPKEERRASNEFISVILESKAYHVEVDNKKIKDNPHFQLLRYLSSLKLDFGFLSNGRVWRFYDNSKLSSQKIFYEIHLEELLERGGLEDFHYFYHIFRASNFTKTPASQSSLNQILEKNTSSKIAIEDDLQSLIYGINGKDSLFEKIGSCIYERNPDAKLSDIYQNTLYFVFRLLFIAYFEDKFDCLLSLHSTFKDKMSLYRLLEELQAQDKKQNSFLGLVRLEEIFRIYNEGNPNLDMPIFNGGLFDEANAPLLKTPKIFDDEVLFSILDSLFNYQSQNNSFRRDYRTLSVAHLGTIYEGLLSYFFARAEEEIFYLVYAPKKGGKTSSIEGYFDSYDMAKIQKDCKIHRTEQYKKGQIYLKNTSNSRKSTASFYTPESITKFLVQSALKDRLNDSNILHFKILDNACGSGHFLITALQAITSIIQEDFESFPALKNLYEQEKQSVQKNITQYIEGYEADESDILKRLLLKRVIFGVDLNPFSIELTKLSLWIDSFIFGTPLSFLEHHIKCGNALIGTSIEEFQDYLHTLQQKSQSLFIDHFLQRFKDLSEVFVKLDSIKDTTESEIKESKRLYREEILPTLEKLNLYLNALNARDFMNAEEKKLWLELSRSDDMEALCDAKEYESLRQAIHGYARKFSFFNYEIEFPEIVQNDSFVGFQAIVGNPPWDETKFSDADFFPQYQSNYRTLKNSEKKEVQENLLAKSYIKKEYQETKAFIDAQNTYYKAHFPLNAGSGDGNLFRFFVERNLSLLAPNASLNYVLPSALMLEEGSYALRKEILENKSLVYFYSFENREGVFNDVHRSYKFALMQVVNAKSEPRHMMQTMFYKTSIEEIYNEANKIPLTLQDIKALSPKQLALQEVRGKRDLEILAKCYSAFAPLDLQWLDFRRELDMTLDKDLFLEAYEPGLLPLYEGKMIHQFHAEFAKPQYFLNTADFDKRLRSKEIYRLKQDLGIDHKAYERLLASLYPERDKEEAEDAFLVYEREFYRLGYRKIARDTDERTLIFSLLPKNVGCGENMWQHIPKEYKLENNQITHHKVSHLRICFALGIFNSLVVDFIARGMIQINVNKTYLERIPLPQPDDREILDNAVYFSIAKNALLLQLYNDKKAHFEELAKELGVDGSEIPSTQKAYDMLKAKQDITIAKLYGLDKEEFCYLLESFKVLQSKQPHTIACLKAMWE; encoded by the coding sequence ATGCATAATTTCCCTTTTTTGAATAACAATCTCTTCACAAGCTACACCCTATTGATAGATTTTCCACAAATCTATGAATTTGAGAAAAATGCCACGCAGGCAAAAGAGGCATTTGAAGCCATCAAAGCCCTCTATCAAAAAGAAAAATTCCAAAGACAAAATGAACATCAATTCGAAGATGATTTCATTTCCAAAGTGCTTGAGGTCCTAGGCTGGGAAGTAATCCGCCAAGAGGAAAAAATCATCCAAGGAAAGCTGGATAAACCAGATTTCTTGCTTTTTGCAAGTAAAGAAGCAAAAGAGCAATATTTAAAAATCCCAAAAGAAGAGAGAAGGGCTAGCAATGAATTTATTTCTGTGATCTTAGAATCTAAGGCCTATCATGTAGAAGTGGACAACAAAAAAATCAAAGACAATCCCCATTTCCAACTTTTGCGCTATCTAAGCAGTTTGAAGCTAGATTTTGGATTTCTTAGCAATGGCAGGGTCTGGAGATTTTATGATAATTCTAAGCTCAGTAGCCAAAAAATCTTTTATGAAATTCATTTAGAAGAGCTGCTAGAGAGAGGAGGGCTAGAAGACTTTCACTATTTCTATCATATTTTTCGTGCGAGCAATTTCACCAAAACTCCCGCAAGCCAAAGCAGCCTGAATCAAATCCTAGAAAAAAACACATCATCCAAAATCGCCATAGAAGATGATCTCCAATCCCTCATCTATGGGATCAATGGCAAGGATTCTTTGTTTGAAAAAATCGGCTCTTGTATCTATGAGAGAAATCCTGATGCAAAACTTTCAGACATCTATCAAAACACGCTTTATTTTGTTTTTCGCCTGCTTTTTATCGCCTATTTTGAAGATAAATTCGATTGCTTACTTTCCTTGCATTCCACTTTCAAAGACAAAATGAGTCTCTATAGGCTGCTAGAAGAGCTGCAAGCTCAAGACAAAAAGCAAAATTCTTTTTTGGGACTTGTGCGACTAGAAGAGATTTTTAGGATCTACAATGAGGGCAATCCCAATTTGGATATGCCCATCTTTAATGGTGGGCTTTTTGATGAGGCCAATGCCCCGCTACTCAAAACTCCCAAAATCTTTGATGATGAGGTTTTGTTCTCCATTCTAGATTCTTTATTCAATTACCAAAGTCAAAACAACTCTTTTAGGCGCGATTATCGCACCTTGAGTGTCGCACATCTGGGCACGATTTATGAGGGGCTGCTGTCTTATTTTTTTGCTAGAGCAGAGGAGGAGATTTTTTATCTTGTGTATGCACCCAAAAAAGGAGGCAAAACTAGCTCTATTGAGGGTTATTTTGATAGCTATGATATGGCAAAGATTCAGAAAGATTGCAAAATCCACCGCACCGAGCAGTACAAAAAAGGGCAGATCTATCTCAAAAACACCAGCAATTCTCGCAAAAGCACCGCAAGCTTTTATACGCCAGAATCCATTACAAAATTCTTAGTTCAATCCGCCTTAAAAGATAGGCTAAATGATTCCAATATCCTGCATTTCAAGATCTTAGATAATGCCTGTGGAAGTGGGCATTTTCTCATCACTGCATTGCAAGCCATCACCTCAATCATCCAAGAGGATTTTGAATCCTTCCCTGCGTTAAAAAATCTCTATGAACAAGAAAAGCAAAGCGTGCAAAAAAATATCACGCAATATATAGAGGGCTATGAAGCCGATGAAAGCGATATTTTAAAAAGGCTCCTGCTTAAGCGCGTGATTTTTGGAGTGGATCTCAATCCCTTTAGCATCGAGCTTACTAAGCTCTCCCTTTGGATTGATAGCTTCATCTTTGGCACGCCTTTAAGCTTTTTGGAGCATCATATCAAATGCGGCAATGCCCTCATTGGCACAAGCATAGAGGAATTTCAAGATTACTTGCATACATTGCAACAAAAGAGCCAAAGCCTCTTTATTGATCATTTTTTGCAAAGGTTCAAGGATCTAAGTGAGGTTTTTGTCAAGCTAGATTCTATCAAAGACACTACAGAGAGTGAAATCAAAGAGAGCAAAAGGCTCTATAGAGAGGAGATCCTCCCTACATTAGAAAAGCTCAATCTCTACCTCAATGCGCTGAATGCAAGAGATTTCATGAATGCAGAGGAAAAAAAGCTCTGGCTAGAGCTTAGTAGAAGTGATGATATGGAGGCTCTCTGTGACGCCAAAGAATATGAGAGTTTGAGGCAAGCTATCCATGGCTATGCTAGGAAGTTTTCTTTTTTTAACTATGAGATTGAGTTCCCTGAAATTGTCCAAAATGATAGTTTTGTAGGATTCCAGGCCATTGTAGGCAATCCACCCTGGGATGAGACAAAGTTTAGTGATGCAGATTTTTTCCCGCAATATCAGAGCAACTACCGCACTCTGAAAAATAGTGAGAAAAAGGAGGTGCAAGAAAATCTACTGGCTAAAAGCTATATCAAAAAAGAATATCAAGAGACAAAGGCCTTCATAGATGCGCAAAATACCTATTACAAAGCACATTTTCCGCTAAATGCTGGCAGTGGAGATGGCAACTTGTTTCGCTTTTTTGTCGAGCGAAATCTCTCCCTCTTGGCTCCTAATGCGAGCCTAAATTATGTCCTGCCTAGTGCTTTGATGCTAGAAGAGGGAAGCTATGCCTTGCGCAAAGAGATTTTAGAAAACAAAAGCCTTGTGTATTTTTATAGCTTTGAAAACAGAGAGGGGGTATTTAATGACGTTCATCGTAGCTATAAATTTGCTTTGATGCAGGTAGTCAATGCCAAGTCAGAGCCAAGACACATGATGCAAACAATGTTTTATAAAACAAGCATTGAAGAAATCTATAATGAAGCAAACAAAATCCCGCTTACTCTGCAGGATATCAAGGCTCTAAGCCCCAAGCAACTCGCCCTGCAAGAAGTGCGAGGCAAGAGGGATCTAGAGATCTTGGCCAAATGCTATAGTGCCTTTGCCCCGCTGGATTTGCAGTGGCTTGATTTTCGCAGGGAATTAGATATGACATTGGATAAAGATTTGTTTCTAGAGGCTTATGAGCCAGGCTTATTGCCGCTCTATGAGGGCAAGATGATCCATCAATTTCACGCAGAGTTTGCTAAGCCACAATATTTTTTAAATACTGCGGATTTTGATAAGCGACTCAGAAGCAAGGAGATCTATCGCTTGAAGCAGGATCTAGGCATCGATCACAAAGCATATGAGAGACTTTTGGCATCGCTGTATCCAGAGAGAGACAAAGAGGAAGCAGAAGATGCTTTCCTAGTCTATGAAAGAGAATTTTATCGCTTGGGGTATAGAAAAATTGCCAGGGATACGGATGAGCGAACATTGATTTTTTCGCTTTTGCCAAAGAATGTTGGTTGTGGTGAAAATATGTGGCAACATATACCCAAAGAATATAAGTTAGAAAATAATCAAATCACTCATCATAAAGTGAGCCATTTAAGAATCTGCTTTGCCTTAGGGATTTTTAACTCTTTGGTGGTGGATTTTATCGCAAGAGGCATGATACAAATCAATGTAAATAAAACTTACTTAGAGCGGATCCCGCTCCCCCAGCCAGATGATAGAGAAATTTTAGACAATGCAGTTTATTTCTCCATCGCCAAAAATGCCCTGCTCTTGCAGCTTTATAATGACAAAAAGGCGCATTTTGAAGAACTAGCCAAAGAACTAGGCGTAGATGGCAGTGAGATCCCAAGCACCCAAAAAGCCTATGACATGCTAAAGGCAAAGCAAGATATCACGATCGCCAAGCTCTATGGATTAGATAAAGAGGAGTTTTGCTATCTTTTGGAGTCTTTCAAAGTCTTGCAGAGCAAACAACCCCACACCATCGCCTGTCTCAAAGCCATGTGGGAATAA
- a CDS encoding glycosyltransferase, with product MTIGIVIDSYNDRSNGTSMTAFRFAREFVKKGHEVRIVACNVSKSMSDEEDLKLYPVKQRYIPIVTEVSKKQHMIFGAPDLEVLQSAVVGCDIVHFYMPFALEIAGMHLCRSLRIPYISAFHVQPQHISYNMNMNFSWFNTYLFKRFYKHFYRYTHHIHCPSKFIEKELQRENYGGKKYTISNGFFGGDRVMADPYEDSFFHIASVGRFSKEKKQDIIIKAIAKNPYADKIKLHLHGVGPREKYLKNLCNKLLINKPEFGFIDNGALLEKLAKMHLYVHAAKVESEAISCLEAISLGVVPVIADSETSATVQFALDPLSLFEVNNVADLSNKITYWIEHPKELLAYKQKYAESALQYSLDKSIEETLGLYEEAIRDFRDQPALFDRINA from the coding sequence ATGACCATCGGAATAGTAATTGATAGCTACAATGATAGAAGCAATGGCACTTCTATGACGGCTTTTCGTTTCGCAAGAGAATTTGTCAAAAAGGGGCATGAGGTTCGCATCGTAGCCTGCAATGTAAGCAAGAGTATGAGCGATGAGGAGGATCTCAAGCTCTATCCCGTGAAGCAGAGATATATCCCCATCGTTACAGAGGTTTCTAAAAAACAGCATATGATTTTTGGCGCTCCTGATTTGGAGGTTTTGCAATCTGCTGTGGTGGGCTGTGATATCGTGCATTTTTATATGCCCTTTGCACTTGAGATTGCAGGGATGCATCTCTGCAGAAGCCTTCGTATCCCCTATATCAGTGCCTTTCATGTCCAGCCTCAGCATATCAGCTACAACATGAATATGAATTTTTCTTGGTTTAATACCTATCTTTTCAAAAGATTTTATAAGCATTTTTATCGCTACACCCATCACATCCATTGCCCGAGTAAATTCATCGAAAAAGAACTCCAAAGGGAAAATTATGGAGGCAAAAAATACACCATTAGCAATGGCTTTTTTGGTGGGGATAGGGTGATGGCAGATCCTTATGAAGACTCCTTTTTTCACATCGCTTCAGTGGGAAGATTTTCCAAAGAAAAAAAGCAAGACATCATCATCAAGGCCATAGCAAAAAATCCCTATGCCGATAAAATCAAACTGCATTTGCATGGTGTGGGGCCGCGGGAGAAATATCTCAAAAATCTCTGCAATAAGCTGCTTATCAATAAGCCAGAATTTGGATTTATCGATAATGGCGCATTGCTTGAAAAACTCGCAAAAATGCATCTTTATGTGCATGCAGCAAAGGTAGAGAGCGAGGCAATTTCTTGCCTTGAGGCCATATCTCTTGGAGTGGTGCCTGTAATCGCAGATTCAGAGACAAGCGCTACGGTGCAATTTGCCCTCGATCCTCTAAGTCTTTTTGAGGTCAATAATGTTGCAGATTTAAGCAATAAGATCACCTATTGGATCGAGCATCCAAAGGAGTTGCTAGCCTATAAGCAAAAATATGCAGAGTCTGCGCTGCAGTATTCTCTAGACAAAAGTATTGAAGAAACCCTGGGATTGTATGAAGAAGCAATCAGGGATTTTCGCGATCAGCCTGCCTTGTTTGATCGCATCAATGCATAA
- a CDS encoding TerC family protein, which produces MWLLDPQTWGVLGILVILEIVLGIDNLVFLSIITAKLPHTEQKKARMLGLFFAMFSRIALLFSIAWIITLTHPLFPIASLSFSGKDIFLLLGGIFLIYKSLAELKDMKLTHKEEHAAFEDGKKSSFWLCVLQITILDIVFSLDSVITAVGMLQDILSNAKHITLLATIAIIASVAVMFFVSGAISHFINRYPAIRILAFCALCLIGMSLIADALHYHFSKNSIYFAMLFAFVVQCILIYKQHHSSR; this is translated from the coding sequence ATGTGGCTGCTTGATCCTCAGACATGGGGGGTTTTGGGGATTTTAGTCATTCTAGAAATCGTGCTAGGGATTGATAATCTTGTCTTTCTTTCCATTATCACTGCCAAACTCCCCCACACAGAGCAAAAAAAGGCCAGGATGCTGGGGCTATTTTTTGCCATGTTTAGCCGCATTGCCCTGCTCTTTTCTATCGCTTGGATCATCACACTCACCCATCCCCTCTTCCCTATTGCTAGCCTTAGTTTTTCTGGCAAGGATATCTTTTTGCTTTTGGGAGGGATCTTTCTCATTTACAAAAGTCTTGCAGAGCTCAAAGATATGAAGCTAACCCACAAGGAGGAGCACGCTGCTTTTGAGGATGGGAAAAAATCTAGTTTTTGGCTCTGCGTGCTGCAAATCACCATCCTAGACATTGTTTTTTCTCTAGATTCTGTGATCACTGCTGTTGGCATGCTTCAAGATATCTTAAGTAATGCCAAGCATATCACTTTGCTTGCCACTATTGCCATCATCGCTAGCGTGGCGGTGATGTTCTTTGTCTCAGGGGCGATTTCGCATTTCATCAATCGCTATCCCGCAATCAGGATCCTAGCATTTTGCGCGCTCTGTCTCATTGGCATGAGTCTCATCGCTGATGCACTCCATTATCATTTCTCCAAAAATTCTATTTATTTTGCCATGCTTTTTGCCTTTGTGGTGCAGTGCATCCTCATCTACAAACAACATCACTCTAGCCGCTAA